One region of Primulina tabacum isolate GXHZ01 chromosome 17, ASM2559414v2, whole genome shotgun sequence genomic DNA includes:
- the LOC142531815 gene encoding uncharacterized protein LOC142531815 codes for MFNHRSHSKGLMKAVYFKRPGSPDVLRVKEVRKPIIERYEVMVKVVATGVNIHDVLYRRNAIFPRFALNAYLGDECSGIIVAVGSRVSNFKEGDEVCAILANGGGYAEFVAIPASQVVKIPSGVSLMVAATLPLATCLSFYGLSILTKVTPGKIVLIHGVADGIGIIALQYAKNLGCKVFAVAETEENLRLYETLGSEVCINYEKEDCCKRVKAETKEKGMIFLLFKFVYCWMRIILGKI; via the exons ATGTTCAATCATAGAAGTCATTCGAAAGGATTG ATGAAGGCTGTATATTTTAAAAGACCAGGTAGTCCAGATGTTTTAAGAGTAAAAGAGGTCCGAAAGCCCATCATTGAAAGATATGAAGTAATGGTAAAAGTTGTCGCAACTGGAGTTAATATTCACGATGTTTTGTATCGACGGAATGCGATTTTTCCTCGGTTTGCTCTCAATGCATATCTTGGTGATGAATGTTCGGGGATAATTGTTGCTGTCGGCTCAAGGGTATCTAACTTTAAAGAGGGCGACGAG GTTTGTGCGATTCTTGCAAATGGGGGCGGGTATGCAGAGTTTGTGGCGATTCCCGCATCTCAAGTTGTGAAAATTCCTTCGGGAGTTTCCCTTATGGTCGCAGCTACGTTGCCACTAGCGACATGCTTATCTTTCTATGGTCTTTCAATATTGACCAAAGTCACCCCGGGCAAAATAGTATTG ATACATGGCGTTGCAGATGGAATTGGCATAATCGCACTTCAATATGCCAAGAATCTTGGTTGCAAAGTGTTTGCGGTAGCAG AAACGGAAGAAAATCTGCGACTTTACGAAACGCTGGGATCAGAAGTCTGCATCAACTACGAAAAAGAGGATTGTTGCAAACGCGTGAAGGCTGAAACCAAAGAAAAAGGCatgatttttttactttttaaatttGTGTATTGTTGGATGAGAATTATtttaggtaaaatttaa